A single Macaca fascicularis isolate 582-1 chromosome 13, T2T-MFA8v1.1 DNA region contains:
- the RTN4 gene encoding reticulon-4 isoform X6, with translation MDGQKKNWKDKVVDLLYWRDMKKTGVVFGASLFLLLSLTVFSIVSVTAYIALALLSVTISFRIYRGVIQAIQKSDEGHPFRAYLESEVAISEELVQKYSNSALGHVNCTIKELRRLFLVDDLVDSLKFAVLMWVFTYVGALFNGLTLLILALISLFSVPVIYERHQAQIDHYLGLANKNVKDAMAKIQAKIPGLKRKAE, from the exons ttgTTGACCTCCTCTACTGGAGAGACATGAAGAAGACTGGAGTGGTGTTTGGTGCCAGCCTATTCCTGCTGCTTTCATTGACAGTATTCAGCATTGTGAGTGTAACAGCCTACATTGCCTTGGCCCTGCTCTCTGTGACCATCAGCTTTAGGATATACAGGGGTGTGATCCAAGCTATCCAGAAATCAGATGAAGGCCACCCATTCAG gGCATATCTGGAATCTGAAGTTGCGATATCTGAGGAGTTGGTTCAGAAGTACAGTAATTCTGCTCTTGGTCATGTGAACTGCACGATAAAGGAACTCAGGCGCCTCTTCTTAGTTGATGATTTAGTTGATTCTCTGAAG tttGCAGTGTTGATGTGGGTATTTACCTATGTTGGTGCCTTGTTTAATGGTCTGACGCTACTGATTTTGG CTCTCATTTCACTCTTCAGTGTTCCTGTTATTTATGAACGGCATCAG GCACAGATAGATCATTATCTAGGACTTGCAAATAAGAATGTTAAAGATGCTATGGCTAA aatccAAGCGAAAATCCCTGGATTGAAGCGCAAAGCTGAATGA